One Xiphophorus hellerii strain 12219 chromosome 1, Xiphophorus_hellerii-4.1, whole genome shotgun sequence DNA segment encodes these proteins:
- the plxnb3 gene encoding plexin-B1 isoform X1, with amino-acid sequence MLASSISSSLLLFLLLLLPPAHPADASMQWVKLEGSPLSHLLLDPRAGQLFVGGVDHLYQLTSDLKVMSHVKTGPLLDSPDCLPPIVAQDCPSATPTHNHNKLLLLEAEPLAGAEPGPGAEPGSLIVCGSLFQGICEKRSLSNISQLIYRTSNPVDTQYVAANDPRISTVAVVITTRSKQEVGMAGGELRLLLVGRGYTSRGPGDIPPITTRRLHPVAPPRKAFSQEEELGKLVVGSYSEYNNHFVKAVAHGDHVYFLFSRRDMRHTKEYRTYASRLCASDRSFYSYVEVPLLCRGGYNLAQGAWLGDLSGTPALFVVMAAGQASTPIATSRSALCVYTMKDLDATMRRAQEVCYTEGGLDSSGQEEAYIEYAVSSKCLKLPKESLSDYPCGGEHTPNPIASAVPLGVPPTVTLNTQLTSVTAATEAGHTIAFLGDRDGRLHKVLVRPDRSGHLYGSLLVDGGGAIGADLLLDESQRHVYVLTDDRVSKLPVSSCDRQTDCLSCLSIRDPYCGWCVLEGRCSLKHECERHLLDNHWLWSFERTNQCVTVRSLQPANQSRDEQTQVTMSVVQLPVLQGAESLSCVFGSLPPQPAVVMGTELTCQSPAPELLPPMPPGSDHMVLPVSLMFGHVTVAMGNMTFYDCGAVSRLNQSSQCLSCVGSFWTCNWCPLDQICTHNHSCPRKLVLHHNDSPGPGSCPLVSSLRGSALVPMGLSTTIVLEGRNLDIYQDEAQYVCVVEVEDVQLNLTAAVRKTEDNTHIFTCSPHQFQYRLSQLQYSAAIYLRRGQRRIDASPGLRLHLYDCSAGQSDCSQCRAVPEEYSCVWCLGSPAPRCVYSQSCSGSPADTCPTPRITQVHPVTGPVEGGILVTITGSNLGTRYQDVVGGVKVADVPCVAQPEGYQISTRVVCELQSSGNYRVGNVQVTVGTTPPGRSTQMFTYQNPKLTGLVPDKGPVSGGTKLTIKGQQLLTGQTSDLTAFLDRQPCFILNEVTDSQFVCKTSSSNRTGPVPVRVFFGKANRTGPDLTFRYLDDPVITKATPAESFYAGGRVIKVTGRNLDVVQDPVISVWVEPLEVQRVKRRRRLALLTARQQLVFNGTMTTASERCSVLSPSEITCLTPSVPPEVRVKGVWFQLDNVRVHYDSIEGKSFTYYQNPQFFPLNRDAPDAPYRFKPGGVIAVEGLDLTRAMSKDEVRARLGDQDCEVKTLDRTHLYCEPPENQPLSVDGSSELPMLKVFMGKLEADLGLVQYDSDLLLSPIPLAAQISLGAGAAVIILSVLIVILMYRRKSKQALRDYKKVLLQLETLEINVGDQCRKEFTDLMTEMMDLSSDVGGPGLPLLDYKTYAERIFFPGQQTALLSRQLDLPESRRPTVEQGLQQLNNLLNNRLFLTRFIHTLEAQQGFSQRDRGYMASLLTIALHDKLEYFTEVMKTLLQDLVQQYVAKNPKLMLRRTETVVEKMLTNWMSICLYSFLKEVAGEPLYMLYRAIKYQVDKGPVDAVTGKAKRTLNDSHLLREDIDYSAMTLNVLVKNGVEVQPCPIKVLDTDTITQVKDKILDQVYRGAPFSQRPAADSLDLEWRSGQAGHLTLSDDDVTAVVQGRWKRLNTLQHYKVPDGATVALIPRFLSSGVNQVFQTGEKTPMLEGEEEEGLRLWHLVKSSEDSEIPKHRKSSMRERERAKAIPEIYLTRLLSMKGTLQKFVDDVFVAILSTKRPPPIAVRFFFDFLDDMAEKHGIDDPETVHIWKTNSLPLRFWVNILKNPQFVLDVQVTDSIDAVLSVIAQTFIDSCTTSEHKVGRDSPVNKLLYAREIPRYKQLVERYYSDIHSAASGCYQEMNSTLTELSGVNRTRTRTTCLSSCLTPPVSLQSFASEMNGLVALHELYKYINKYYDQVIMSLEEDTSGQKMQLAYRLQQVAALVENKVTDL; translated from the exons ATGTTGgcctcctccatctcctcctcactcctcctcttcctcctcctcctcctccctcctgctcACCCTGCAGACGCCTCCATGCAGTGGGTGAAGCTGGAGGGCTCCCCCCTCTCCCACCTGCTGCTGGACCCGAGGGCGGGGCAGCTGTTTGTGGGCGGAGTTGACCACCTGTAtcagctgacctctgacctaaaGGTGATGTCACACGTTAAAACCGGCCCTCTCCTGGACTCTCCGGACTGCCTCCCACCAATCGTTGCTCAGGACTGCCCCTCGGCCACGCCCACTCACAACcacaacaagctgctgcttctggAGGCGGAGCCATTGGCGGGGGCGGAGCCAGGACCGGGGGCGGAGCCAGGAAGCCTGATTGTATGTGGTTCACTGTTCCAAGGAATCTGTGAGAAACG GAGTCTGTCCAACATCTCTCAGCTCATCTACCGGACCTCCAACCCCGTTGACACTCAGTACGTCGCGGCCAATGACCCTCGGATTTCCACCGTCGCCGTGGTGATAACCACCCggagcaaacaggaagtgggcATGGCCGGCGGCGAGCTGCGCCTCCTGCTGGTCGGTCGAGGCTACACCAGCCGGGGTCCTGGGGACATCCCACCAATCACAACGCGGCGCCTGCACCCGGTGGCTCCGCCCCGCAAAGCCTTCTCCCAGGAGGAGGAGCTCGGAAAACTCGTCGTGGGAAGTTACTCCGAATACAACAACCACTTTGTGAAGGCTGTTGCCCACGGCGACCACGTCTACTTCCTGTTCTCGCGGCGGGACATGAGGCACACGAAGGAGTACAGGACCTATGCCTCGCGGCTCTGCGCCTCTGACCGCAGCTTCTACTCTTACGTGGAGGTGCCGCTGCTGTGCCGCGGCGGCTACAACCTggctcagggggcgtggctagGAGATCTGTCAGGTACACCGGCACTGTTTGTCGTCATGGCAGCAGGGCAGGCTTCCACGCCCATAGCAACGAGCCGCTCGGCGCTTTGCGTTTATACGATGAAGGACCTGGACGCCACGATGCGGCGGGCGCAGGAAGTGTGCTACACGGAGGGAGGGCTTGATAGTAGCGGGCAGGAAGAGGCCTACATCGAGTACGCCGTGTCATCCAAGTGTCTGAAACTCCCGAAG GAGTCTCTGTCTGACTACCCGTGTGGGGGGGAACACACCCCCAACCCCATCGCCAGCGCCGTTCCCCTGGGAGTCCCGCCCACCGTCACGCTGAACACCCAGCTGACCTCCGTTACCGCAGCAACAGAGGCCGGACACACCATCGCCTTCCTGGGAGATCGAGACGGACGTCTGCACAAG GTGTTGGTGCGCCCTGACAGGTCTGGCCATCTATACGGCAGCCTGTTGGTGGACGGGGGCGGAGCCATCGGCGCCGACCTCCTATTGGACGAGAGCCAACGGCACGTTTATGTTTTAACCGACGACCGG GTGTCCAAGCTTCCCGTGTCGTCCTgcgacagacagacagactgtcTGTCCTGTCTGTCCATCAGAGACCCGTACTGCGGCTGGTGCGTCCTGGAGGGACG GTGTTCCCTTAAACATGAGTGTgagcgccacctgctggacaaCCACTGGCTGTGGAGTTTTGAACGGACCAATCAGTGCGTCACGGTGCGGAGCCTGCAGccggccaatcagagcagagatGAGCAGACCCAG GTAACCATGTCAGTCGTCCAGCTGCCTGTCCTCCAGGGGGCGGAGTCTCTGTCCTGCGTCTTCGGGAGCCTACCTCCCCAGCCGGCCGTTGTCATGGGAACAGAGCTCACCTGCCAGTCACCTGCGCCGGAGCTCCTCCCCCCCATGCCGCCCGGAAGCG ATCACATGGTCCTGCCCGTGTCTCTGATGTTTGGTCACGTGACCGTCGCCATGGGAAACATGACCTTCTACGACTGCGGAGCCGTCAGCCGACTGAACCAGAGTTCCCA GTGTCTTTCCTGTGTCGGATCCTTCTGGACCTGTAACTGGTGTCCTCTGGATCAGATCTGCacccacaaccacagctgccccAGGAAGCTGGTCCTCCACCACAAT GACTCTCCTGGTCCCGGTTCCTGCCCTCTGGTCTCGTCTCTGAGAGGTTCTGCCTTAGTGCCCATGGGCCTGAGCACCACTATAGTTCTGGAGGGGCGGAACCTGGACATCTACCAG GACGAAGCTCAGTACGTTTGTGTTGTTGAAGTTGAGGACGTGCAGCTCAACCTGACGGCTGCTGTGAGGAAAACCGAGGACAACACACACATCTTTACCTGCAGCCCCCaccag TTTCAGTACCGCCTCAGCCAGCTGCAGTATTCTGCTGCCATCTACCTGCGCAGAGGACAACGACGCATCGATGCATCACCTGGACTCAGAC TCCACCTGTATGACTGCTCAGCCGGCCAATCAGATTGCTCGCAGTGCAGGGCGGTGCCTGAGGAGTACAGCTGTGTGTGGTGTCTTGGAAGCCCCGCCCCCAGATGTGTTTACAGCCAATCATGCTCCGGCTCACCCGCAGACACCTGTCCGACGCCTCGGATCACACAG GTGCATCCTGTGACCGGACCTGTGGAGGGTGGAATCCTGGTAACAATCACAGGATCCAACCTGGGCACCAGGTACCAGGACGTGGTGGGCGGAGTCAAGGTGGCAGATGTCCCGTGTGTGGCTCAGCCTGAAGGATACCAGATCTCCACCAG GGTCGTGTGTGAGCTGCAGAGCAGTGGGAATTACCGGGTCGGGAATGTCCAGGTTACCGTGGGAACCACTCCACCTGGCCGATCGACCCAGATGTTCACCTATCAG AACCCTAAGCTGACTGGTCTGGTTCCAGATAAAGGCCCGGTTTCTGGAGGAACCAAGCTGACCATCAAAGGCCAACAGCTGTTGACCGGACAAACCTCGGACCTGACCGCCTTCCTGGACCGGCAGCCCTGCTTCAT TTTGAATGAGGTGACCGATTCCCAGTTTGTGTGCAAGACCAGTTCTAGTAATCGGACCGGACCAGTTCCGGTTCGGGTCTTCTTTGGTAAAGCTAATCGGACCGGTCCTGATCTTACCTTTCGTTACCTGGACGACCCTGTCATCACCAAAGCTACACCTGCAGAGAGCTTCTATGC gggagGGCGTGTCATCAAGGTGACGGGCAGGAACCTGGACGTGGTGCAGGACCCGGTGATATCTGTGTGGGTGGAGCCTCTGGAGGTGCAGAGAGTGAAACGGAGAAGGCGATTGGCTCTCCTGACCGCCAGGCAGCAGTTGGTCTTTAACGGCACCATGACGACA GCGTCTGAGCGCTGCTCTGTCCTGTCACCTTCTGAGATCACGTGTCTGACCCCCTCGGTGCCCCCAGAGGTCAGAGTGAAAGGGGTGTGGTTTCAGCTGGACAACGTCCGGGTCCACTACGACAGCATCGAG GGTAAGAGCTTCACCTATTACCAGAACCCCCAGTTCTTTCCTCTGAACCGAGACGCTCCGGACGCTCCGTACCGCTTCAAACCCGGCGGAGTGATCGCTGTAGAG GGTCTGGACCTGACCAGAGCCATGTCCAAGGATGAAGTCAGGGCTCGGCTTGGAGATCAAGACTGTGAGGTGAAGACTCTGGACCGAACCCACCTGTACTGCGAACCCCCCGAGAACCAGCCTCTGAGCGTGGACGGCAGCAGCGAGCTGCCCATGCTGAAG GTGTTCATGGGGAAACTGGAGGCGGACCTGGGTCTGGTCCAGTACGACAGTGACTTGTTGCTATCTCCCATCCCGCTGGCGGCGCAGATCAGTCTGGGTGCAGGAGCTGCTGTCATCATCCTGTCGGTGCTGATCGTCATACTCATGTACAG GAGGAAGAGTAAACAGGCTCTCCGAGATTATAAGAAGGTTCTGCTGCAGTTGGAAACTCTGGAGATCAACGTGGGAGATCAGTGCCGTAAGGAGTTCACGG ACCTGATGACAGAAATGATGGACCTCAGCAGCGACGTGGGAGGACCGGGTCTTCCTCTGCTCGACTACAAGACGTACGCAGAGAGGATCTTCTTCCCCGGCCAGCAGACGGCGCTGCTGAGCCGACAGTTGGACCTGCCGGAGTCCAGGAGGCCGACGGTGGAGCAGGGCCTCCAGCAGCTCAACAACCTGCTCAACAACAGACTCTTCCTCACCAGG TTCATCCACACCCTGGAGGCCCAGCAGGGCTTCTCCCAGCGGGACCGCGGCTACATGGCCAGTCTGCTCACCATCGCGCTGCACGACAAGCTGGAGTACTTCACCGAGGTcatgaagacgctgctgcaggaccTGGTGCAGCAGTACGTCGCCAAGAACCCCAAACTCATGCTGCGCCG GACGGAGACGGTTGTTGAGAAGATGTTGACCAACTGGATGTCCATCTGCCTCTATTCTTTCCTGAAG GAAGTGGCCGGGGAGCCGCTCTACATGCTCTACCGGGCCATAAAGTACCAGGTGGACAAGGGCCCGGTGGACGCGGTGACGGGGAAGGCCAAGAGGACGCTCAACGACAGCCATCTGCTGAGAGAGGACATCGATTACTCTGCCATg ACTCTGAACGTCCTGGTGAAGAACGGAGTCGAGGTTCAGCCGTGTCCCATTAAAGTTCTCGACACCGACACCATCACCCAG GTGAAAGATAAGATCCTGGATCAGGTCTACAGAGGAGCTCCGTTCTCTCAGAGACCAGCAGCTGACAGTCTGGACCTGG AGTGGCGTTCAGGTCAGGCAGGTCACCTGACTCTGTCAGACGATGATGTCACAGCGGTGGTTCAAGGTCGCTGGAAAAGGCTCAACACCCTGCAGCATTACAAG GTTCCAGATGGCGCCACAGTCGCCCTGATCCCTCGATTTCTCAGTTCAGGGGTCAACCAGGTGTTTCAGACCGGAGAAA AAACACCAATGCTggaaggtgaggaagaggagggtctGCGTCTGTGGCACCTGGTGAAGAGCAGTGAAGATTCAGAGATACCAAAACATCGGAAGAGCAGCATGAGGGAACGGGAGAGAGCCAAGGCCATTCCTGAGATTTACCTGACCAGACTGCTGTCCATGAAG GGGACGCTGCAGAAGTTCGTGGATGATGTCTTTGTGGCCATCCTCAGCACCAAGCGTCCTCCTCCCATTGCTGTCCGGTTTTTCTTCGACTTCCTGGACGACATGGCGGAGAAACACGGGATCGACGACCCCGAGACCGTCCACATCTGGAAGACAAACAG TCTCCCTCTGAGGTTCTGGGTCAACATCCTGAAGAACCCGCAGTTCGTCCTGGACGTCCAGGTGACGGACAGCATCGACGCCGTCCTCTCCGTCATCGCCCAGACCTTCATCGACTCCTGCACCACCTCCGAACACAAAGTGGGACGG GACTCTCCGGTCAACAAGCTGCTTTATGCCAGAGAGATCCCGCGCTACAAACAGCTGGTGGAGCG GTACTACAGTGACATCCACAGCGCCGCATCAGGATGCTACCAGGAGATGAACTCCACTCTGACGGAGCTGTCCGGggtaaacagaaccagaaccagaaccacctgTCTCTCCTCCTGTCTCACTCCTCCTGTCTCCCTGCAGAGCTTCGCCTCAGAGATGAACGGTCTCGTTGCTCTTCATGAACTCTACAAATACATCAACAAATATTACGACCAG GTCATCATGTCCCTGGAGGAGGACACGTCGGGTCAGAAGATGCAGCTGGCGTATCGGCTGCAGCAGGTCGCCGCCCTGGTGGAGAACAAAgtcactgacctctga